Below is a genomic region from Brassica oleracea var. oleracea cultivar TO1000 chromosome C9, BOL, whole genome shotgun sequence.
CTAACGGCTCAGATCAATCAGCTTTCGAACGACAACCGTCAGATCTTGACGAGTCTCACCGTCACTACTCAGCTTTACACGAAGATCCAAGCGGAGAACTCCATCTTGACCGCTCAGATGACGGAGCTGAGCACCAGACTCGAGTCGTTGAACGAGATCGTCGATCTCGTGACGACCACCAACGGTGGTGTCGATCAGATCGACGGCTGTGGATTCGATGATCGTACGGTTGGGATTAATTGCGACGGTTATTACGATGATATGATGAGCGGCGTTAATCCTTGGGGTGGTTCGGTTTACTCTAACCAACCCATCATGGCTAATGATATGATG
It encodes:
- the LOC106319122 gene encoding ocs element-binding factor 1-like; translated protein: MASSSSIYRSSSSSDGGNPSGSVVAVDDRKRKRMLSNRESARRSRMRKQKHVDDLTAQINQLSNDNRQILTSLTVTTQLYTKIQAENSILTAQMTELSTRLESLNEIVDLVTTTNGGVDQIDGCGFDDRTVGINCDGYYDDMMSGVNPWGGSVYSNQPIMANDMMNMY